A region of Campylobacter sp. RM16189 DNA encodes the following proteins:
- the pstB gene encoding phosphate ABC transporter ATP-binding protein PstB yields MKAKSKNLNLFYGEKQALRNINMDIYNKKITALIGPSGCGKSTFLRCFNRMNDLIENVKIAGEVIVDDHNIYSKNTDEIEVRKRIGMVFQQPNPFLKSIYENISYAPLVHKMVKKGSECDELVVDSLKKAGLFEEVKDKLKSPATSLSGGQQQRLCIARTIAIKPELILMDEPTSALDPISTKTIEKLMVDLSEEFSIVVVTHNMQQAMRIADFTGFFHLGDLVEFGETKQIFHDPKEKKTKQYIHGKFG; encoded by the coding sequence ATAAAAGCAAAAAGCAAAAATTTAAACCTCTTTTACGGAGAAAAACAAGCACTTAGAAATATAAATATGGATATTTATAATAAAAAAATCACCGCACTTATCGGACCTTCGGGATGCGGTAAATCAACTTTTTTAAGGTGCTTTAATAGAATGAATGATCTGATAGAAAATGTCAAAATTGCCGGTGAAGTTATAGTAGATGATCATAATATATATTCAAAAAACACCGATGAGATAGAGGTCAGAAAACGCATAGGAATGGTGTTTCAGCAGCCAAATCCGTTTTTAAAAAGCATATATGAAAATATCTCATACGCTCCGCTCGTGCATAAGATGGTAAAAAAGGGCAGCGAGTGCGATGAGCTGGTAGTCGATAGCCTGAAAAAGGCGGGGCTGTTTGAAGAGGTCAAGGACAAGCTAAAAAGTCCTGCAACTTCGCTTAGCGGCGGTCAGCAACAGCGCCTTTGTATAGCGAGAACTATAGCCATTAAGCCAGAGCTTATCTTGATGGATGAGCCTACAAGCGCACTTGATCCGATATCGACAAAAACAATAGAAAAGCTTATGGTTGATCTGAGTGAAGAATTTAGCATAGTTGTCGTTACTCACAACATGCAACAAGCCATGAGAATAGCTGATTTTACGGGCTTTTTCCATCTTGGAGATTTGGTTGAATTCGGTGAAACGAAGCAAATTTTTCATGACCCAAAAGAGAAAAAGACCAAGCAATACATCCACGGCAAATTCGGTTGA
- the ribE gene encoding riboflavin synthase — MFNGLIREIAEVVSYSQNKLRLKAKHRPNLGDSIAVNGACLSVIELFAGGFSVELSAETRAVVATENLKGRVHMEPAMRLSDRVDGHLVQGHIDALGEISKIVRHENGVDFYINLPRDIMHLMANKGSICVDGVSLTINEVTPNGVRLTIIPITFRESLFSEFKTGRRVNIESDLLARYVAHQLGLKNQMSWEEIDHIASLY, encoded by the coding sequence ATGTTTAACGGACTTATTCGCGAGATAGCCGAGGTTGTTAGCTACTCACAAAACAAGCTTAGACTAAAGGCGAAACATAGACCAAATTTAGGTGACAGTATCGCTGTAAACGGCGCTTGCTTAAGCGTGATAGAGCTTTTTGCGGGCGGCTTTAGCGTTGAGCTAAGTGCGGAAACCAGAGCTGTTGTAGCGACTGAAAATTTAAAAGGGCGGGTTCATATGGAGCCTGCTATGAGGCTTAGCGATAGAGTGGATGGGCATTTGGTGCAAGGTCATATCGATGCGCTAGGCGAAATTTCAAAGATAGTTAGGCATGAAAACGGAGTGGATTTTTATATAAATTTGCCGCGAGATATCATGCACTTAATGGCAAATAAGGGCAGTATCTGCGTGGATGGAGTAAGCCTTACGATAAATGAGGTTACGCCAAACGGAGTGCGCCTAACGATCATTCCCATAACATTTCGCGAGAGCCTTTTTAGCGAGTTTAAAACGGGTCGAAGAGTAAATATCGAAAGCGATCTTTTGGCGCGCTACGTGGCTCACCAGCTTGGACTTAAAAACCAGATGAGTTGGGAAGAGATAGATCATATCGCAAGTCTTTATTAG